A stretch of Aureispira sp. CCB-E DNA encodes these proteins:
- a CDS encoding LptF/LptG family permease has translation MKILDRYILKRYLGSFFFIVLLSSMLSVVVDAAEKINDFLEEGGPTFYQVVFEYYLNFIPFLNSLIFPLYNLIAVVFFTSRLAANSEFIAMVGNGVNHYRLLVPYLMGASIIAGLHYYGNHNLIPRSNTTRTAFENTYIYKHNYVGNTGNFHAAASPYEEFYLQGFNRYDSTGSQFAWIKHDSSRLRRTSVLTATKIRLLKAPNRWRLSGIRKREKVSAYRDNVVKLPPQEFMDTTIGFYITDLIKRDNHKDNMTTNELIEYINKQKAKGVGGTLVFEVERYRRSADPFSIFILTLIGFSIASRKMRGGMAWHLVIGFGLSAIYIFMTKFSTTFSINGGLSPLLGVWVPNIFFLGVAFWMLFRAQK, from the coding sequence TTGAAAATATTAGATCGATACATACTAAAACGATACTTGGGAAGCTTTTTCTTTATTGTATTACTTTCCTCCATGCTTTCTGTAGTGGTTGATGCTGCAGAAAAAATCAATGATTTTTTAGAAGAAGGTGGTCCTACTTTTTATCAAGTTGTTTTTGAATATTATTTGAATTTTATTCCATTCTTAAACAGTTTGATTTTTCCTTTGTACAACCTTATCGCTGTTGTTTTTTTTACGTCTCGATTAGCAGCTAACTCAGAGTTTATTGCCATGGTAGGCAATGGCGTAAACCACTATCGCTTGTTGGTTCCTTATCTAATGGGGGCCTCTATTATTGCAGGTTTGCATTATTATGGAAATCATAATCTAATTCCACGATCTAATACGACCCGAACAGCTTTTGAGAATACATATATCTACAAGCATAATTATGTTGGTAATACGGGCAATTTTCATGCTGCCGCAAGCCCTTATGAAGAGTTTTATTTGCAAGGATTTAATCGATATGATAGCACTGGAAGCCAATTTGCATGGATCAAGCACGATAGCTCTCGATTGCGTCGAACATCTGTTTTGACAGCGACTAAAATTCGTTTGTTAAAAGCCCCTAACCGTTGGCGCTTATCTGGAATACGAAAACGAGAAAAAGTGTCAGCTTATAGAGACAATGTGGTTAAATTGCCTCCCCAAGAGTTTATGGATACGACGATTGGTTTTTATATCACAGATTTAATCAAACGAGATAATCATAAAGATAATATGACAACCAATGAATTGATAGAGTATATCAACAAACAGAAAGCAAAGGGGGTTGGGGGGACACTAGTTTTTGAGGTAGAACGTTATCGAAGAAGTGCCGATCCTTTTTCTATTTTTATTTTAACATTAATTGGTTTTTCGATTGCCTCACGAAAAATGCGTGGGGGGATGGCTTGGCATTTGGTAATTGGATTTGGGCTATCAGCAATTTATATCTTTATGACAAAATTCTCAACAACTTTCTCTATCAATGGAGGATTGTCTCCTTTATTGGGAGTTTGGGTGCCCAATATTTTCTTTTTGGGAGTAGCTTTTTGGATGTTGTTCCGTGCTCAGAAGTAA
- a CDS encoding NAD(P)/FAD-dependent oxidoreductase codes for MNQQIYDVIIIGGSYAGLAAAMALGRSLRKVLVIDAGKPCNRQTPHSHNFITQDGKAPLEILKEARVQVEQYKTVHFHAGLAINSQKTTTGFEVGTEKGVVFKAKKLILATGIKDILPDINGFKACWGISVLHCPYCHGYEVRHRPTGIIANGAAAMHYAQLISNWTNDLTLFTNGASLLTEEETKKLGAHNITIVETAIKTLHHEKGQIQSIELENGRLLPLEAAYAMVNFVQTSNLVEQLGCKLTEGGLIEVDESQETTVKDVFACGDNSSKRALAFAVASGTLAGVMVNFQLIEAAF; via the coding sequence ATGAATCAGCAAATTTATGACGTTATAATAATAGGTGGAAGCTATGCAGGATTGGCAGCTGCAATGGCTTTGGGGCGTTCTTTGAGAAAGGTATTGGTGATAGATGCAGGCAAACCCTGTAATCGGCAGACTCCACATTCTCATAATTTTATTACTCAAGACGGGAAAGCACCTTTGGAAATTTTAAAGGAAGCAAGAGTTCAGGTAGAACAGTATAAGACAGTCCATTTTCATGCTGGGCTTGCTATTAACAGCCAAAAGACAACAACAGGTTTTGAAGTTGGTACAGAAAAAGGAGTTGTTTTTAAAGCTAAGAAATTAATTTTGGCAACAGGAATAAAGGACATATTACCTGATATCAACGGATTTAAAGCGTGTTGGGGGATTTCTGTATTGCACTGTCCTTATTGTCATGGTTACGAAGTCCGCCACCGACCAACGGGAATTATTGCCAATGGTGCAGCGGCTATGCATTATGCTCAATTGATTTCCAATTGGACAAATGATTTGACGCTCTTTACCAACGGTGCTTCTTTGTTAACAGAAGAAGAGACTAAGAAATTGGGAGCACATAATATTACAATAGTAGAAACAGCGATTAAAACATTGCACCACGAAAAGGGGCAAATACAGTCTATTGAGTTAGAAAATGGTCGTTTGTTGCCTTTAGAAGCAGCATATGCTATGGTCAACTTTGTTCAAACTTCAAATTTAGTGGAGCAATTAGGATGTAAGTTGACAGAAGGGGGGCTTATAGAGGTGGACGAATCGCAAGAAACGACGGTTAAAGATGTTTTTGCTTGTGGTGATAATTCTTCAAAACGGGCACTTGCCTTTGCCGTTGCTAGTGGAACCTTGGCTGGCGTAATGGTTAATTTTCAATTAATTGAAGCTGCTTTTTGA
- the typA gene encoding translational GTPase TypA translates to MANQPLRNIAIIAHVDHGKTTLVDKILHQCQLFRENEEAGELILDNNDQERERGITILAKNVSVQYKGTKINIIDTPGHADFGGEVERVLNMADGVLLLVDAFEGAMPQTRYVLSKALALGKTVIVVVNKVDKDNCRPDEVQEEVFELMFNLDATEEQLEFKTVYGSAKMGWMGPDWKNPTDDVTHLLDVVLEEVPAPEVVEGTVQLQITNIDYSKYIGRMAMGRITRGHLKVNQPISLVRRDGSIDKTRVKTLYVFDGLGKKETNQVECGDLCTVAGMDQFDIGDTIADAENPEGLEPMSIDEPTMSMLFTINDSPFFGKEGKYVTSRHIRERLFKETEKNLALKIEETESPDAYMVYGRGVMHLSVLIETMRREGYELQVGKPRVIIKEIDGKKHEPVELLSIDVPETYSGKVIELVSQRKGDMTIMEPKGDLMHLEFNIPSRGIIGLRTNILNGTAGEAVMTHRFLQYEPWKGEIEGRSKGAFIAMENGTSIPYSMDKLQDRGKFFIPTGVDIYEGQVIGEHSRDNDLVINVTKTKKLTNMRSSGADDKVKLPPPVVFSLEQAMEYIGEDEYVEVTPLNIRMRKILLKEHDRKRSAKKD, encoded by the coding sequence ATGGCCAATCAACCATTGCGTAATATCGCTATCATAGCGCACGTAGACCATGGAAAAACTACTTTGGTAGACAAAATTTTGCACCAATGTCAATTATTTAGAGAAAATGAAGAGGCTGGTGAATTAATTTTGGATAACAATGACCAAGAACGTGAGCGAGGTATCACGATTTTAGCCAAAAATGTATCGGTACAATATAAAGGTACTAAAATCAATATCATTGATACACCGGGTCACGCCGATTTTGGTGGTGAAGTAGAACGTGTATTAAACATGGCAGATGGTGTGTTATTGTTGGTTGATGCTTTTGAAGGAGCAATGCCTCAAACACGTTATGTACTATCCAAAGCTTTGGCATTGGGAAAAACAGTAATCGTTGTTGTTAACAAAGTTGATAAAGACAATTGCCGTCCTGATGAAGTGCAAGAGGAAGTATTTGAGTTGATGTTTAACTTGGACGCAACAGAGGAACAGCTAGAGTTTAAAACGGTATATGGTTCAGCAAAAATGGGCTGGATGGGACCGGATTGGAAAAACCCTACGGATGATGTTACGCACTTGTTGGATGTTGTATTGGAAGAAGTTCCTGCTCCTGAAGTGGTAGAGGGAACGGTTCAATTGCAAATTACGAACATTGACTACTCTAAATATATTGGACGTATGGCAATGGGACGTATTACTCGTGGACACCTAAAGGTGAATCAGCCTATTTCTTTGGTTCGCAGAGATGGTTCTATTGACAAGACACGTGTTAAGACATTGTATGTTTTTGATGGATTGGGCAAAAAGGAAACCAACCAGGTTGAATGTGGTGATTTGTGTACTGTAGCTGGAATGGATCAATTTGACATTGGAGATACCATTGCAGATGCTGAAAACCCAGAAGGCTTAGAGCCAATGTCTATTGACGAGCCAACTATGAGTATGTTGTTTACAATCAACGATTCTCCATTCTTTGGAAAAGAAGGTAAATATGTTACTTCTCGTCATATTAGAGAGCGTTTGTTCAAAGAAACGGAGAAGAATTTGGCTTTGAAAATTGAAGAAACAGAATCTCCAGATGCTTATATGGTTTATGGACGTGGTGTGATGCACTTGTCTGTATTGATAGAAACTATGCGTCGTGAAGGGTACGAACTACAAGTTGGTAAGCCGCGTGTTATTATCAAAGAAATAGATGGTAAAAAACACGAACCTGTAGAGTTGCTATCTATTGATGTGCCTGAGACTTATTCTGGAAAAGTAATTGAATTGGTTTCTCAACGAAAAGGAGACATGACAATTATGGAACCTAAAGGTGATTTGATGCACTTGGAATTTAACATTCCTTCTCGTGGTATCATTGGTTTGAGAACGAATATTTTGAATGGAACAGCAGGTGAAGCTGTTATGACACACCGTTTCTTGCAGTATGAGCCTTGGAAAGGTGAGATTGAGGGGCGTAGCAAGGGGGCATTTATTGCCATGGAAAATGGTACGTCTATCCCTTATTCTATGGATAAATTGCAAGATCGTGGTAAATTCTTTATTCCTACAGGAGTAGATATTTATGAAGGTCAAGTGATTGGCGAGCATAGCCGTGATAATGATTTGGTTATCAATGTTACCAAAACTAAGAAATTGACCAATATGCGTTCTTCTGGAGCAGACGATAAAGTAAAATTACCACCTCCAGTAGTTTTCTCTTTGGAGCAAGCAATGGAATACATCGGTGAAGATGAGTATGTAGAGGTAACTCCGTTGAATATTCGTATGCGTAAAATTCTTTTGAAAGAACACGATCGCAAGCGTAGTGCTAAAAAAGATTAG
- the rpsF gene encoding 30S ribosomal protein S6, whose amino-acid sequence MRQYETTFIINPALSGDEIKQTAQMYVDFLKGEGAEIIHLEEMGVLQLAYPIKKRSSGAYFWLEYKAPNGAIIDKMELAFRRDDNVLRYLTIKVDKHRAQYNVDKRAGKFEKTNEGVEAAESADTKASVDA is encoded by the coding sequence ATGAGACAATACGAAACAACGTTCATCATCAATCCCGCACTGTCAGGTGATGAAATCAAGCAGACAGCTCAAATGTATGTCGACTTCCTAAAAGGGGAAGGTGCAGAGATTATACATCTTGAAGAAATGGGTGTTCTACAATTAGCTTATCCTATCAAAAAACGTTCTTCTGGAGCTTATTTTTGGTTAGAGTATAAAGCACCAAATGGAGCTATTATCGACAAAATGGAATTGGCTTTCCGTCGTGATGACAATGTATTACGTTATTTGACTATCAAAGTAGACAAGCATAGAGCACAGTACAATGTGGACAAACGTGCTGGTAAGTTTGAGAAAACAAATGAAGGTGTTGAAGCAGCTGAATCTGCTGATACTAAAGCGTCTGTAGATGCTTAA
- the rpsR gene encoding 30S ribosomal protein S18 has protein sequence MATREDIKFLSNPKIGQKRKKYCRFRRYGIKSIDYRDVDFLMNFINEQGKILPRRITGNSLKYQRKVATAVKRARHLSLLPYVVDNLK, from the coding sequence ATGGCAACTAGAGAAGATATCAAGTTTTTGAGCAATCCTAAGATCGGTCAAAAACGTAAAAAATACTGTCGTTTCCGTCGTTACGGAATTAAGTCAATCGATTATAGAGATGTTGACTTTTTGATGAACTTTATCAATGAGCAAGGAAAAATTCTTCCTCGTCGTATCACTGGTAACTCATTGAAATACCAAAGAAAAGTGGCTACTGCTGTTAAACGTGCTCGTCACTTAAGTTTACTACCTTATGTAGTAGATAACTTGAAATAA
- the rplI gene encoding 50S ribosomal protein L9, producing MEIILLKDVEHIGLAKALVTVKAGYARNYLIPQGLAIVANKANKNSLKQEILQQEERAQKILDEAKELATTLASQTLKIAAKAGTSGKIFGSVSNVQLVNALKDTFGVEIDKKKIKLPEEVKMLGTYTAVVALHKEVSASVKFEVYDDKDEVA from the coding sequence ATGGAAATTATATTATTAAAAGATGTAGAGCACATCGGTTTGGCCAAAGCATTGGTTACTGTAAAAGCTGGTTATGCTCGCAATTATTTGATCCCTCAAGGATTGGCAATCGTTGCTAACAAAGCAAACAAAAATAGCTTGAAACAAGAGATTCTTCAACAAGAAGAAAGAGCTCAAAAAATCTTGGACGAGGCTAAAGAATTGGCTACTACATTGGCTAGCCAAACGCTTAAAATTGCTGCCAAAGCAGGTACAAGCGGCAAAATCTTTGGTTCTGTTTCTAACGTTCAGTTGGTGAATGCTCTTAAAGATACATTTGGAGTTGAAATCGACAAGAAAAAAATCAAGCTTCCTGAAGAAGTTAAGATGCTAGGAACTTACACGGCTGTAGTAGCACTTCACAAAGAAGTATCTGCTTCTGTTAAGTTTGAGGTATACGACGATAAAGATGAAGTAGCTTAG
- a CDS encoding tetratricopeptide repeat protein — MSIKKSFIALIFLSISNLLIAQESAIYRDYQETYKRGMHFYNQRLYGQALEEFDKVVQAEQLFQDTDVPMYILQSELHSGLSALYLGQPDAEKRLLYFMEKNEPSAVATRARLALGNYYYDQRDYNMAIKYLSEVSSLELTNEEIIEKKFKLGYAYFVKKKFDKANALFTQIKEAKTQYYYPSNYYYGITEFFDKDYDKALEAFNRANQSSRYENIVPSYIIQIYFAKKEYKEVIKFGKPLVNKKELREREQVAQLVGQSYFELGQYRKALPLLEQYVEKTPKVTKEALYQLGYTQYKTGKYKEAIKNFEQLNSEKNPLGQNALYNMADCLLKTNDKSAARQAFQKASKMNFNPALQEDALINYAKLSYELGFDSEAISALQDIPIASDYGNEAQNLMAEVFLNTRDYDKALETLRKMDKNKKTAKIKETHQKVAYFRGVQLYNDGKYNQAIKLFDESLAQGINMETKALAYFWKAEAFFKQEKFDASIDEYGKFLLIEKTLKRLPDNSSLGVAYYGMGYAYIKKDDYANASKYFNNSVNVIEKKLRSYNDKYVTNFVYPDALLRAGDCLLYLRNYSGAQGHYNTIIRNNYPNKDYAMYQLSLIHNLENNTTSQLALLDKIIRDYPSSRYADDAYYDKGNTLFNMNRKDLAIAAYEQLLQDYPNSDMKNKALLKLGLIAYSVGRNEEALNYYKGVFRTDPQSEEAKDALAAIKEIYIEDGNPDGYFNFVNTVQGYNVGEFERDSLMFIAAQIKFNNADWEGAVASYTSYLDRFPNGLNSIQAHFNRGEALFDLKRYNEAIQDYAYISDQGSSIFAETANHRAANIAYYSTQNFREAQKYYGRLEQTATTEELLFEAQQFGMRSAFYASDFQNLPLIAERLIKNSRATTQDHAEAYYFIGKAYLAQKDYDQALAAFSKNIQLSGDDVHSAEARYWRAYITYKKRDLDKAMDLCFKNNKEIPGHPYWLVKSFILLADIYAEQDNLFQAKATLQSIVDNYDGDQELLNEAKRKLQRVIDAEKSKSKIKPSNLNGDLEMLEEN, encoded by the coding sequence ATGAGTATTAAAAAATCTTTTATTGCCCTTATTTTTTTGAGTATAAGTAATCTGCTTATTGCTCAAGAATCCGCTATTTATAGAGATTATCAGGAAACTTATAAACGTGGGATGCACTTTTATAACCAACGTCTCTATGGACAAGCTTTGGAAGAATTTGATAAAGTTGTTCAAGCAGAACAGCTCTTTCAAGACACGGATGTACCAATGTATATCCTTCAGTCAGAATTGCATTCAGGTTTGTCTGCTTTGTATCTTGGTCAACCTGATGCAGAGAAACGCTTGTTGTATTTTATGGAAAAAAATGAGCCTAGTGCTGTAGCGACTAGAGCACGTTTGGCTTTGGGGAATTATTATTATGATCAAAGAGATTATAATATGGCTATTAAATACCTAAGTGAGGTTTCTTCACTCGAATTGACCAATGAAGAAATCATTGAAAAAAAATTCAAATTAGGGTATGCTTATTTTGTAAAGAAAAAATTTGATAAGGCAAATGCTTTGTTTACACAAATCAAAGAAGCAAAGACACAATATTATTATCCTTCTAATTATTATTACGGTATCACTGAATTCTTTGACAAGGATTATGATAAAGCTTTGGAAGCGTTTAATCGAGCCAACCAATCGAGCCGTTATGAGAATATTGTTCCTTCTTATATCATTCAAATATATTTTGCCAAAAAGGAGTATAAAGAAGTTATCAAGTTTGGAAAGCCTTTGGTCAATAAAAAAGAGCTTCGGGAACGGGAACAAGTTGCTCAATTGGTTGGTCAATCGTATTTTGAACTTGGGCAGTATCGAAAAGCTTTGCCTCTATTGGAGCAATACGTAGAAAAAACACCTAAAGTAACTAAGGAAGCCTTGTATCAATTGGGATATACGCAATACAAAACAGGAAAGTATAAGGAGGCGATTAAGAACTTTGAACAGTTGAACAGCGAAAAAAATCCTTTGGGACAAAATGCGTTGTACAATATGGCAGATTGCTTATTAAAAACCAATGATAAATCTGCTGCTCGCCAAGCATTTCAAAAAGCTAGTAAGATGAACTTTAATCCTGCTTTGCAGGAAGATGCTTTGATTAATTATGCCAAACTATCGTATGAACTAGGATTCGATAGTGAAGCTATATCTGCATTGCAAGACATTCCTATTGCGTCGGATTATGGCAATGAAGCACAAAACTTAATGGCAGAAGTGTTTTTGAATACTAGAGATTATGACAAAGCTCTAGAGACGTTGCGCAAAATGGACAAAAACAAGAAAACGGCCAAAATCAAAGAAACACATCAGAAAGTGGCTTACTTTCGAGGAGTACAGTTGTACAATGATGGAAAGTATAATCAAGCTATCAAATTGTTTGATGAATCCTTGGCTCAAGGAATCAATATGGAAACTAAGGCACTGGCTTATTTTTGGAAAGCAGAAGCGTTTTTCAAACAGGAAAAATTTGATGCTAGTATTGATGAGTATGGTAAGTTTTTGTTGATAGAAAAAACCTTAAAACGGTTGCCCGATAATTCATCTTTAGGAGTTGCTTATTATGGAATGGGCTATGCTTATATCAAGAAAGATGATTATGCCAATGCTTCTAAGTATTTTAATAATTCGGTGAATGTGATCGAGAAAAAGTTAAGAAGTTATAATGATAAGTATGTCACTAACTTTGTTTATCCAGACGCCTTATTGCGTGCTGGTGATTGTTTGTTGTACTTGAGAAACTATTCAGGAGCTCAAGGGCATTACAATACCATCATCCGAAACAATTACCCCAATAAAGATTATGCAATGTATCAGTTAAGTTTGATTCATAATCTAGAAAACAATACGACTAGCCAGTTGGCTTTGTTGGATAAAATTATCCGTGATTACCCTAGCTCTCGTTATGCAGATGATGCTTACTATGACAAAGGGAATACCTTATTTAATATGAACCGCAAGGATTTGGCAATTGCAGCTTACGAGCAGTTGTTGCAAGATTATCCTAATAGTGATATGAAAAACAAAGCTCTGTTAAAACTAGGTTTAATTGCTTATTCTGTAGGACGAAATGAAGAGGCTTTGAATTATTACAAAGGAGTCTTTAGAACAGATCCGCAAAGTGAGGAAGCTAAGGATGCCTTGGCGGCGATCAAAGAAATTTATATAGAGGATGGCAATCCAGATGGGTACTTTAATTTTGTGAATACGGTTCAAGGGTACAATGTAGGAGAGTTTGAGCGAGATTCTTTAATGTTTATTGCGGCACAAATTAAATTTAACAATGCGGATTGGGAAGGAGCTGTAGCTAGTTACACTAGTTATTTAGATCGCTTTCCAAATGGATTGAATAGTATCCAAGCACATTTTAATAGGGGAGAAGCTTTATTTGATTTGAAACGCTACAACGAAGCGATTCAAGATTATGCTTATATTTCGGATCAAGGAAGCTCAATTTTTGCAGAAACTGCCAACCATCGAGCAGCAAATATTGCTTATTACAGCACACAAAATTTCCGTGAAGCTCAGAAATACTATGGGCGTTTGGAACAAACAGCAACAACAGAAGAATTGCTTTTCGAGGCACAACAGTTTGGGATGCGTAGTGCTTTTTATGCTTCAGATTTTCAAAATTTGCCTTTGATTGCAGAGCGTTTAATAAAGAATTCTCGTGCGACGACACAAGATCATGCCGAAGCGTATTACTTTATTGGAAAGGCGTATCTTGCACAGAAGGATTACGATCAAGCACTGGCGGCTTTTAGCAAGAATATACAATTGTCAGGAGACGATGTGCACTCGGCAGAAGCGCGTTACTGGAGAGCTTATATTACCTACAAAAAACGCGATTTGGATAAAGCAATGGATTTATGTTTTAAAAATAATAAAGAGATACCAGGACATCCTTATTGGTTGGTTAAGAGCTTTATTCTTTTGGCAGATATTTATGCAGAACAAGACAACCTATTTCAAGCAAAGGCAACCTTGCAATCTATCGTTGATAACTACGATGGCGATCAAGAATTGTTGAATGAAGCAAAACGTAAGTTGCAACGTGTAATTGATGCTGAGAAAAGTAAGAGCAAAATCAAACCATCTAATTTGAATGGTGATTTGGAAATGCTTGAGGAAAATTAA
- a CDS encoding TonB-dependent receptor translates to MNNINRVILWCLLLAFCQIGTAQIIDDTQTEFLKPFRAKLAKSKKFEAAPLLPKLDTNANKKLNYVVPTHLSTLAYPAPVIRPLAMPKAKDAPVYSFYAKAGFGYPLSPLVELSYYNKDINNLKFGLNARHHSVIQGYLPNQSFTKTHFDANATYFTQKNLAVGARFEFNFNTNRFYGFTDSIETITISEDSMRQRFVDVKGNINLFNSTINKANFNYRGDIDFYSYSDAFGSSEFSLTPNIMIEKWFGKSKNRHPLRLNVGLNYLSFDDVPITIDSTTTTATKSIFLFYFHPTFTVNAGDFKARLGVNLGVNEGNFFIHPDVELSYSIAGGAFIPYAGAVGQVRQNSFRSLTYYNRFLVSNPELHHTNYLELFGGLKGSIKKIGYDVKAGYAITQNLPYFLNDTSDSLAQFSRFRPVYDTTGIVFVRGTLDFRLLKDLVVGGTIGYNIYNTKNYEKAFHLPTFESNFFITYNMYFNGKKSKPKKGGRRDSNYLSLKAELFVNAGVPYLDETNTVKVLQGLYDFSFNIRYQVSPNFALFADLNNIIHNQNQRWYLYRQLGFNGMVGLELKF, encoded by the coding sequence ATGAATAATATAAATAGAGTAATTTTATGGTGCTTATTGTTGGCATTTTGTCAAATCGGGACAGCACAGATTATAGATGACACTCAGACAGAATTTCTGAAACCATTTCGTGCAAAATTGGCAAAAAGCAAAAAGTTTGAGGCAGCTCCTTTATTGCCCAAACTGGATACTAATGCCAATAAAAAATTGAATTATGTTGTCCCGACACATTTGTCAACATTAGCTTATCCTGCGCCTGTCATTCGCCCTTTGGCAATGCCTAAAGCTAAGGATGCACCAGTGTATAGTTTTTATGCAAAAGCTGGATTTGGTTATCCTTTGTCTCCTTTGGTAGAATTATCTTATTATAATAAAGATATCAACAACTTGAAGTTTGGCTTGAATGCTCGACACCATTCTGTTATTCAAGGATATTTGCCCAATCAAAGTTTTACTAAGACGCATTTTGATGCGAATGCGACCTATTTTACTCAAAAAAATCTAGCTGTTGGAGCTCGTTTTGAGTTTAATTTTAACACCAATCGCTTTTATGGATTTACAGATTCAATAGAGACAATTACGATTAGTGAGGATAGTATGCGTCAGCGTTTTGTAGATGTAAAAGGAAATATTAATTTATTTAATAGCACAATTAATAAGGCAAATTTCAATTATCGTGGAGATATTGATTTTTATAGCTATAGCGATGCTTTTGGTTCTAGCGAGTTTAGTTTGACTCCTAATATAATGATAGAGAAGTGGTTTGGAAAAAGTAAGAATAGGCATCCTTTGCGTTTGAATGTCGGTCTCAATTATTTGTCCTTTGATGATGTTCCTATTACAATTGACAGCACAACAACAACAGCCACAAAAAGTATTTTCTTATTTTATTTTCATCCAACCTTTACCGTTAATGCTGGAGACTTCAAAGCTCGTTTAGGGGTGAATTTAGGTGTTAATGAAGGTAATTTCTTTATTCATCCAGATGTTGAATTGTCTTATTCTATTGCAGGAGGTGCTTTTATTCCTTACGCAGGCGCAGTCGGACAAGTACGCCAAAACAGCTTCCGTTCTTTGACTTACTACAATCGATTTTTGGTTTCCAATCCAGAATTGCATCACACCAATTATTTGGAATTGTTTGGTGGTTTAAAAGGTTCTATCAAAAAGATAGGTTACGATGTTAAAGCAGGTTATGCGATTACTCAAAACTTGCCTTATTTCTTGAACGATACTTCTGATAGCTTGGCTCAGTTTTCTAGATTCCGACCAGTATACGATACCACAGGAATCGTCTTTGTGAGAGGAACACTGGATTTCAGACTATTAAAAGATTTGGTTGTTGGAGGAACAATAGGTTATAATATTTATAATACAAAAAATTACGAAAAAGCATTTCATTTGCCTACATTCGAGAGTAATTTCTTTATTACTTATAATATGTATTTTAATGGAAAAAAATCAAAGCCGAAAAAGGGTGGACGTAGAGATAGTAACTACTTGTCACTCAAAGCGGAGTTGTTTGTAAATGCAGGAGTACCTTATTTGGATGAGACCAATACTGTAAAAGTACTACAAGGCTTGTACGATTTTAGTTTTAACATTCGTTATCAAGTTTCTCCTAATTTTGCGCTTTTTGCAGATTTAAATAATATTATACACAATCAAAATCAACGCTGGTACTTGTATCGACAATTAGGATTTAACGGTATGGTTGGCTTAGAACTGAAGTTCTAA